One genomic region from Streptomyces sp. Li-HN-5-11 encodes:
- a CDS encoding TetR/AcrR family transcriptional regulator: protein MKPVPHETSLRRAPVQRRSAERLTRILDACADLLDEVGYDDLSTRAVALRAGVPIGSVYRFFGNKRAMADALAQRNLERYTERVTERLRDSGGDDWRTAVDVVLDEYLGMKRTAPGFSLVDFGNQIPVGSRGGEPNHRVAERLAGLLSGYLSREPDDDLRRTFLVAVETADTLVQLAFRVDPQGDEKIIEETRQILRAYLGRVLD, encoded by the coding sequence ATGAAACCCGTGCCCCACGAGACCTCGCTCCGCCGTGCGCCCGTGCAGCGGCGCAGCGCCGAACGGCTGACCCGGATCCTCGACGCCTGCGCCGACCTCCTCGACGAGGTCGGCTACGACGACCTGAGCACCCGCGCCGTCGCGCTGCGCGCGGGCGTGCCCATCGGCTCGGTCTACCGCTTCTTCGGCAACAAGCGCGCGATGGCCGACGCGCTCGCCCAGCGCAACCTGGAGCGGTACACCGAGCGCGTCACGGAGCGGCTGAGGGACTCGGGGGGCGACGACTGGCGCACCGCCGTGGACGTCGTCCTCGACGAGTACCTGGGCATGAAGCGGACCGCCCCCGGCTTCTCCCTCGTCGACTTCGGCAACCAGATACCCGTCGGATCCCGCGGCGGCGAGCCCAACCACCGCGTCGCCGAGCGCCTGGCCGGCCTGCTCTCCGGGTACCTGAGTCGCGAGCCCGACGACGATCTGCGCCGCACCTTCCTGGTCGCCGTGGAGACCGCCGACACCCTCGTCCAGCTCGCCTTCCGCGTCGACCCCCAGGGCGACGAGAAGATCATCGAGGAGACCCGGCAGATACTGCGCGCGTATCTGGGCCGGGTGCTCGACTGA
- a CDS encoding nuclear transport factor 2 family protein, with protein sequence MSSWTRGLPAALAVCAVLLAGAAGCGSSGAHGGKEGESSAPAGRLLDHTDEEGQHYREVDKKGAPDVGVEVRPDAGGSWDVRLTVRRFRFSPSGTAARATAGRGLVHLLVDGRLVCRLRTPEYRLAARLVPHGTHHVTARLYADDGTVWAVAGRPVQSTADITASAPDPGRGPGAGSGHASKPAAPTGGDGASCGPGARGLMRAAGTPGARGAHQGAGGPAAARKAVRSGGRASPDCRGTA encoded by the coding sequence ATGTCATCGTGGACGCGCGGACTTCCCGCCGCGCTCGCGGTCTGCGCCGTACTGCTCGCCGGGGCGGCGGGCTGCGGCTCGAGCGGTGCGCACGGGGGTAAGGAGGGGGAGTCGTCCGCACCGGCGGGCAGACTCCTCGACCACACCGACGAGGAGGGACAGCACTACCGTGAGGTGGACAAGAAGGGCGCTCCCGACGTCGGCGTCGAGGTGCGGCCCGACGCCGGCGGCAGCTGGGACGTGCGGCTGACCGTCCGCCGCTTCCGCTTCTCGCCGTCCGGTACGGCGGCCCGGGCGACGGCCGGCCGAGGTCTCGTCCACCTGCTGGTGGACGGCCGACTGGTGTGCCGCCTGCGCACCCCCGAGTACCGCCTGGCCGCCCGTCTCGTCCCCCACGGCACCCACCACGTGACCGCCCGCCTGTACGCCGACGACGGCACGGTGTGGGCGGTCGCGGGACGGCCGGTGCAGAGCACGGCCGACATCACGGCCTCCGCGCCGGATCCCGGCCGCGGCCCGGGCGCGGGGTCGGGACACGCGTCGAAGCCCGCCGCGCCCACCGGTGGCGACGGTGCCTCCTGCGGCCCGGGCGCGAGGGGCCTGATGCGGGCCGCGGGTACGCCGGGTGCCCGTGGCGCCCACCAGGGCGCGGGAGGTCCGGCGGCAGCCCGGAAGGCCGTGCGGTCGGGAGGGCGCGCTTCACCGGACTGTCGTGGAACGGCATGA
- the hmgA gene encoding homogentisate 1,2-dioxygenase, with product MSGDAREAAGKLAYLSGFGNEHASEAVPGALPQGRNSPQRAPLGLYAEQLSGTAFTEPRAHNRRSWLYRIRPSAAHPAFTRSDNGALRTAPFAEETPDPNRLRWNPLPEPARGTDFLAGLWTLGGNGDAAQRTGMAVHLYHANSSMERVFSDADGELLIVPERGRLLLRTEFGLLHAEPGHVALIPRGVRFRVELLDASARGYVCENYGAPFRLPDLGPIGANGLASARDFLAPVAAYEDTEAPVEVVNKFCGNLWTATYDHSPLDVVAWHGSHVPYVYDLRRFNVIGTISYDHPDPSIFTVLTSPSDTPGLADVDFVVFAPRWLVGEDTFRPPYFHRNVMSEYMGLIEGAYDAKAEGFVPGGGSLHNMMSAHGPDRETFDRASAAELRPQKVDDGLAFMFETRWPVTLTAQAARAEHLQQRYDDVWQGFQRHFRPLR from the coding sequence ATGAGCGGGGACGCACGCGAGGCGGCCGGGAAACTGGCCTACCTCTCCGGATTCGGCAACGAGCACGCCTCGGAGGCGGTGCCCGGCGCACTGCCCCAGGGCCGCAACTCCCCGCAGCGCGCCCCCCTCGGGCTGTACGCGGAACAGCTCAGCGGGACGGCGTTCACCGAGCCCAGGGCGCACAACCGCCGCTCATGGCTGTACCGCATCCGCCCGTCGGCGGCGCACCCCGCGTTCACCCGCTCCGACAACGGCGCGCTGCGCACGGCGCCGTTCGCCGAGGAGACGCCCGACCCGAACCGGCTGCGCTGGAACCCGCTGCCCGAGCCGGCGCGGGGCACGGACTTCCTCGCCGGCTTGTGGACCCTGGGTGGCAACGGCGACGCCGCCCAGCGCACCGGCATGGCGGTGCACCTTTACCACGCCAACTCCTCCATGGAGCGCGTCTTCAGCGACGCGGACGGGGAGCTGCTGATCGTCCCGGAGCGCGGCCGGCTTCTGCTGCGCACGGAGTTCGGGCTGCTGCACGCCGAGCCGGGCCACGTGGCGCTGATCCCGCGCGGGGTGCGCTTCCGCGTGGAACTGCTGGACGCGTCCGCGCGCGGTTACGTCTGCGAGAACTACGGCGCCCCCTTCCGCCTGCCCGACCTCGGCCCGATCGGCGCCAACGGGCTCGCGAGCGCCCGTGACTTCCTGGCACCCGTGGCCGCGTACGAGGACACCGAGGCCCCGGTCGAGGTGGTGAACAAGTTCTGCGGCAACCTGTGGACGGCCACCTACGACCACTCGCCGCTCGACGTGGTCGCCTGGCACGGCAGCCATGTGCCGTACGTCTACGACCTGCGCCGCTTCAACGTGATCGGCACGATCTCCTACGACCACCCGGACCCGTCGATCTTCACGGTGCTGACCTCGCCCTCCGACACCCCGGGCCTGGCCGACGTGGACTTCGTGGTCTTCGCACCGCGCTGGCTGGTGGGCGAGGACACCTTCCGGCCGCCGTACTTCCACCGCAACGTGATGAGCGAGTACATGGGCCTGATCGAGGGCGCGTACGACGCGAAGGCGGAGGGGTTCGTGCCGGGCGGCGGCTCGCTGCACAACATGATGTCGGCGCACGGGCCGGACCGGGAGACCTTCGACCGGGCGAGCGCGGCCGAACTGAGGCCGCAGAAGGTCGACGACGGTCTGGCGTTCATGTTCGAGACGCGCTGGCCGGTGACGCTCACGGCGCAGGCGGCCCGCGCGGAGCACCTGCAACAGCGCTACGACGACGTCTGGCAGGGGTTCCAGCGGCACTTCCGGCCGTTGCGCTGA
- a CDS encoding GntR family transcriptional regulator has product MTSFAPDSIVLNRKLPLWYQVSQSLRASILGRSPRDPLRLPTEEQLAGHYGVSVLTMRQALKELEDEGLITRHRRRGTFIEPGARRGAPVRLLGSVDAIVAQQSGMTTELLDHGTAPVPAELAEYFPDLGEVATYHRLRSDEKTGEPTNHARNYVRPELARRIAPGDLVRWPMTKVLRDVVGAGISRITDTVEARLADPETARLLDVPLLSPILHYTGVTYDVAGLPLDVAVIHYRGDRFSFTVTLDAT; this is encoded by the coding sequence GTGACCTCCTTCGCCCCCGATTCGATCGTCCTGAACCGCAAGCTGCCGCTGTGGTACCAGGTGTCGCAGTCGCTGCGCGCCTCGATCCTCGGCCGCTCGCCGCGGGACCCGCTGCGCCTGCCCACGGAGGAGCAGTTGGCGGGGCACTACGGGGTGAGCGTACTGACCATGCGGCAGGCGCTGAAGGAGCTGGAGGACGAGGGGCTGATCACGCGTCACCGCAGGCGCGGCACCTTCATCGAGCCGGGCGCCCGGCGCGGCGCCCCGGTGCGGCTGCTGGGCTCGGTGGACGCGATCGTGGCCCAGCAGTCCGGCATGACGACCGAGCTGCTGGACCACGGCACCGCGCCGGTGCCGGCTGAACTCGCCGAGTACTTCCCCGATCTGGGTGAGGTGGCGACGTACCACCGGCTGCGCAGCGACGAGAAGACGGGTGAGCCGACCAACCACGCCCGCAACTACGTCCGTCCGGAGCTGGCCCGGCGCATCGCCCCCGGCGACCTGGTGCGGTGGCCGATGACCAAGGTGCTGCGGGACGTCGTGGGCGCCGGCATCAGCCGTATCACGGACACCGTCGAGGCACGGCTGGCCGATCCGGAGACGGCGCGACTGCTGGACGTTCCGCTGCTCAGCCCGATCCTGCACTACACCGGCGTCACCTACGACGTGGCGGGCCTGCCGCTGGACGTGGCGGTCATCCACTACCGCGGGGACCGGTTCTCGTTCACGGTCACGCTCGACGCCACCTGA
- a CDS encoding type ISP restriction/modification enzyme, with amino-acid sequence MPGVTHDDAPLLADLMPWSVAPPRLGRGWPAAPDAACLRARWDTLLKAEGPDREALFEPTRSRTPYTAVGQLPGRAGGTEKLVRAVGPCVDPVRVLAAPFDEQWLIPDHRLIDAARPELWRVADEHQVFTVETPSETAGPHLLATSHLPLLRPGRIRPLYRRPGGAEPNLAPGLLDHLGTRLGHLPQPSDVLAWIMATVRADLTVPLTEDAEVWSRGVESGRRVLWLMRRNGERPKLPGGRRPYVRAPLPSRPLTIGYDRDEESLLLDEGRIAPVPPEAWDFEAAGVRVVEQWFAARTAVGAPGTLAAIRPATWPQAWTSELLELITVLALLAELRPRLADLAVTSAIGATELREAGVLPVPDRVRRPASVLDHHEEGPEGQFALI; translated from the coding sequence ATGCCCGGCGTGACGCACGACGACGCTCCGCTGCTGGCGGACCTCATGCCGTGGTCCGTCGCACCGCCGCGGCTCGGCCGGGGGTGGCCGGCGGCCCCGGACGCGGCCTGTCTGAGGGCCCGCTGGGACACGCTGCTGAAGGCCGAAGGGCCCGACCGGGAGGCCCTGTTCGAGCCGACGCGTTCGCGCACGCCGTACACGGCGGTCGGGCAGCTGCCGGGGCGGGCGGGCGGCACGGAGAAGCTGGTTCGTGCCGTCGGCCCCTGCGTGGACCCGGTGCGCGTGCTGGCCGCCCCCTTCGACGAGCAGTGGCTGATCCCCGACCACCGCCTGATCGACGCGGCCCGCCCCGAGCTGTGGCGGGTGGCGGACGAGCACCAGGTCTTCACCGTGGAGACTCCCTCGGAGACGGCCGGCCCGCATCTGCTGGCGACCTCCCACCTGCCCCTGCTGCGCCCCGGCCGTATCCGGCCCCTCTACCGCCGCCCCGGTGGGGCGGAACCCAATCTGGCGCCGGGTCTGCTCGACCACCTGGGCACCCGTCTCGGCCACCTTCCGCAGCCGTCGGACGTCCTCGCCTGGATCATGGCGACGGTACGTGCGGACCTCACGGTCCCGCTCACCGAGGACGCGGAAGTCTGGTCGCGCGGAGTGGAGTCGGGCCGCCGCGTCCTCTGGCTGATGCGCCGGAACGGCGAGCGGCCCAAGCTGCCCGGTGGCCGTCGCCCCTACGTCCGCGCCCCGCTTCCGTCGCGCCCTCTCACCATCGGCTACGACCGGGACGAGGAGAGCCTGCTGCTCGACGAGGGCCGCATCGCGCCGGTCCCGCCCGAGGCGTGGGACTTCGAGGCGGCCGGGGTGCGGGTCGTGGAGCAGTGGTTCGCCGCCCGGACCGCCGTGGGCGCCCCCGGCACCCTGGCCGCGATCCGCCCGGCGACCTGGCCGCAGGCCTGGACGTCGGAGCTCCTGGAGCTGATCACGGTGCTGGCCCTGCTCGCGGAACTGCGTCCCCGGCTGGCCGACTTGGCGGTGACCTCCGCGATCGGCGCGACCGAGCTGCGTGAAGCGGGCGTGCTGCCCGTCCCCGACCGGGTCCGCCGGCCGGCGTCGGTGCTGGACCACCACGAGGAGGGCCCGGAAGGGCAGTTCGCGCTGATCTGA
- a CDS encoding anti-sigma factor — protein sequence MSLLDRLLHREDLHSLAAPYALDALEPAERIRFERHLSTCDRCADEVRALAEDAVRLACSASAPAPAALRERVLFAVRNIPQDPVPSREHTPRLPAHVWGTQPPPARTRAPRSRPLFVPFATVTAAGALVVAALFAVQANRTRDQLNAQRDRTREIAHVLAAPDARATNGRDAQGRGIGVIASASEGQAVVTLSGYTAPPSGRVRQLWLMRPGAQPRSLGLFAGDTPLVASGLARSATSLAVTVEPDGGSPQPTTQPIAQLALKTVGFGE from the coding sequence ATGAGTCTTCTCGACCGCCTCCTGCACCGTGAGGACCTGCACTCCCTCGCCGCGCCCTACGCCCTCGACGCCCTGGAACCTGCCGAACGGATCCGGTTCGAAAGGCACCTGAGCACCTGCGACCGCTGTGCCGACGAGGTGCGTGCGCTGGCCGAGGACGCGGTGCGGCTGGCCTGTTCCGCGTCCGCCCCGGCGCCGGCGGCGCTGCGCGAACGGGTCCTGTTCGCCGTACGGAACATCCCGCAGGACCCCGTACCGAGCCGTGAGCACACGCCCCGGCTGCCCGCGCACGTCTGGGGAACCCAGCCGCCCCCCGCGCGTACCCGTGCGCCGCGGTCGCGCCCGCTGTTCGTCCCGTTCGCCACGGTGACCGCCGCCGGGGCCCTCGTCGTGGCCGCGCTGTTCGCCGTCCAGGCCAACCGGACACGGGACCAGCTGAACGCCCAGCGGGACCGGACGCGTGAGATCGCCCACGTTCTCGCCGCTCCCGACGCCCGGGCCACGAACGGGCGGGACGCGCAGGGCCGCGGTATCGGAGTGATCGCTTCCGCCTCCGAGGGGCAGGCCGTCGTCACCCTGAGCGGATACACGGCCCCGCCCAGCGGCCGAGTGCGCCAGCTCTGGCTCATGCGCCCCGGCGCGCAACCGCGCTCCCTCGGGCTCTTCGCGGGCGACACGCCCTTGGTCGCCTCCGGTCTCGCCAGGTCGGCGACGTCACTCGCCGTGACCGTGGAACCCGACGGAGGGTCACCTCAGCCCACCACGCAGCCGATTGCCCAACTCGCCTTGAAAACGGTCGGATTCGGAGAGTAG
- a CDS encoding sigma-70 family RNA polymerase sigma factor — protein MEADELLVLVAGGDQQAFEELYGLVSGPVYGLVRRVVRDPAQSEEVAQEVLLELWRSAAKFDPRRGSALSWVLTLAHRRAVDRVRSARAAGEREQREAMRAGLPAFDQVAEEVEAGLEREWVRRCLDRLTSLQRQSVTLAYYDGYTYREVAERLSLPLGTVKTRMRDGLTRMRQCLGGVA, from the coding sequence GTGGAGGCGGACGAACTTCTGGTACTCGTGGCCGGGGGCGACCAGCAGGCGTTCGAGGAGCTGTACGGGCTGGTCTCCGGGCCCGTGTACGGGCTGGTGCGGCGTGTGGTGCGCGACCCCGCGCAGTCCGAGGAGGTGGCCCAGGAGGTGCTCCTGGAACTGTGGCGCTCGGCCGCGAAGTTCGACCCCCGGCGCGGCAGCGCCCTGTCGTGGGTCCTCACCCTCGCCCACCGCCGCGCCGTCGACCGGGTGCGCAGCGCCCGCGCCGCCGGCGAACGCGAGCAGCGCGAGGCGATGCGCGCCGGACTGCCTGCCTTCGACCAGGTCGCCGAGGAGGTCGAGGCCGGCCTGGAGCGCGAGTGGGTGCGCCGCTGCCTGGACCGCCTCACCTCCCTGCAGCGCCAGTCCGTCACGCTCGCCTACTACGACGGCTACACGTACCGTGAGGTTGCCGAGCGGCTCTCGCTGCCGCTCGGCACGGTCAAGACCCGTATGCGCGACGGACTCACCCGGATGCGCCAGTGTCTGGGAGGCGTCGCATGA
- a CDS encoding DUF4331 domain-containing protein has translation MTPFSSLYRSGGGRRGLASLICGALAAGGLAAAGVATLEPGVASASSHREAPLISGTPQYDNTDVYAFVSPDKPDTTTIVSNYIPFEEPAGGPNFYTFADDAQYDLHIDSDGDAQSDLIFRYTFKTHVKDKNTFLYNTGVVKSLYDKTLNVTQTYDLDVLKLRHNKVYAKTRIADSVPVAPSDVGKASMPDYAKLRSQAVYKTVGGATTFAGQADDPFFADLRVFDLLYGGNLSEVGNDTLKGYNVNTIALQVPTDLIRESYKQPVVGIWATTQRRNARGEYTQVSRLGNPLVNEVVNPQKDKDKFNASDPRDDAQFLKNVTNPELPKLIEQIYKIKAPSEPRNDLVDVFLKGVKGLNQPPYVRPAEELRLNTSIKPSAYPKRLGVLDGDKAGFPNGRRLTDDVIDEALQVMEGELVGSKNDLGDNVNENDQKFEKYFPYVAEPTAGSRGPLAKGVKSGTDVKSQLGDALQPTGASSSNNTVLIAGSAAAGAAGVLLLGTAMAWWRRRMQRPY, from the coding sequence ATGACACCTTTCTCCAGTCTCTACAGGAGCGGTGGGGGACGCAGAGGCCTCGCCTCCCTCATCTGTGGCGCACTGGCCGCCGGAGGGCTCGCGGCCGCCGGCGTGGCCACGCTGGAACCCGGGGTTGCCTCCGCCTCCAGCCACCGGGAGGCCCCGCTCATCTCCGGGACCCCGCAGTACGACAACACGGACGTGTACGCGTTCGTCAGCCCGGACAAGCCCGACACGACGACGATCGTGTCGAACTACATTCCCTTCGAGGAGCCCGCCGGCGGACCGAACTTCTACACGTTCGCGGACGACGCGCAGTACGACCTGCACATCGACAGCGACGGTGACGCCCAGAGCGATCTGATCTTCCGTTACACGTTCAAGACCCACGTCAAGGACAAGAACACGTTCCTGTACAACACGGGCGTGGTGAAGAGCCTCTACGACAAGACCCTGAACGTCACCCAGACCTACGACCTCGACGTGCTCAAGCTGCGTCACAACAAGGTCTACGCGAAGACGCGGATCGCGGACAGCGTGCCGGTGGCGCCGTCGGACGTCGGCAAGGCGTCGATGCCGGACTACGCCAAGCTGCGGTCGCAGGCCGTCTACAAGACGGTGGGCGGTGCGACCACCTTCGCCGGGCAGGCCGACGACCCGTTCTTCGCGGACCTGCGCGTCTTCGACCTGCTGTACGGCGGGAACCTCTCCGAGGTCGGCAACGACACCCTCAAGGGCTACAACGTCAACACGATCGCCCTGCAGGTGCCCACCGACCTGATCCGCGAGTCGTACAAGCAGCCCGTCGTCGGCATCTGGGCGACCACGCAGCGCAGGAACGCCCGCGGCGAGTACACGCAGGTCTCGCGCCTGGGCAACCCGCTGGTCAACGAGGTCGTCAACCCGCAGAAGGACAAGGACAAGTTCAACGCGTCCGATCCGCGCGACGACGCGCAGTTCCTGAAGAACGTCACCAACCCCGAGCTGCCCAAGCTCATCGAGCAGATCTACAAGATCAAGGCCCCCTCGGAGCCGCGCAACGACCTGGTCGACGTGTTCCTGAAGGGCGTCAAGGGCCTCAACCAGCCGCCCTACGTGCGCCCGGCCGAGGAACTGCGTCTGAACACCTCCATCAAGCCGAGCGCGTACCCGAAGCGGCTGGGCGTCCTGGACGGCGACAAGGCGGGCTTCCCCAACGGCCGCCGGCTCACCGACGACGTGATCGACGAGGCCCTGCAGGTGATGGAGGGCGAACTGGTCGGCTCCAAGAACGACCTGGGCGACAACGTCAACGAGAACGACCAGAAGTTCGAGAAGTACTTCCCGTACGTCGCGGAGCCCACGGCCGGCTCGCGCGGACCGCTCGCCAAGGGCGTGAAGAGCGGCACGGACGTGAAGAGCCAGCTGGGCGACGCGCTGCAGCCGACGGGCGCCTCGAGCTCGAACAACACGGTGCTCATCGCCGGTTCGGCGGCCGCGGGCGCGGCCGGAGTCCTGCTGCTCGGTACGGCCATGGCGTGGTGGCGCCGCCGTATGCAGCGCCCGTACTGA
- a CDS encoding tetratricopeptide repeat protein: MARRNNDNAPEHEHDGHSAVHPERPGGDPDPVTGPQPGPDDGTPSAAPAGGSQGKPEAGPGDDASPTTATTSGAEQNGTPVAAPQDGVAAEHDGGKPVAASTGAAPASAEVPTASGEDTGEDTDHDTGEDTGEREAAELTGPPTTASAGDADAAPPHDGTRAAREQAGGRSTDAPSAGASGDVQAAGTSSEDERVAAVRRVEAAGRRWRRARLAGQALLLAVALTGGAIAVGAAKDGGTATATSVSSAVSPALLAGGSLDASIAALQAHLRTQPRDYDGWATLGLAYDEQARTKGDPSRYPQAEKALARSLQLAPHNDQALAGEAALAAARHEFADALTYADQALAQNPYSENALSSRIDALVELGRYDEASKAADTADAKKPGVPVFTRYAYVHELRGDVTTARRVLEQALATATARGDIAYVTAQLGLLAWNQGDYRTALHYYARALAADDSYLPALEGRARAQEATGDLADAIKGMELVVSRYPLPAPLVELGEMYEARGAAGDKEKARNQYALVEPWIALAHANGVNADLDTALAAADHGDKAQALRAARAEWARRRTVHTADALAWALHVNGRDQEALPYARQATATGYHNAAFLYHRGMIEQATGHPDDARTHLTAALKLNPGFSPLGAATARTALKALEGTK, encoded by the coding sequence ATGGCCCGGCGGAACAACGACAACGCACCGGAGCACGAGCACGACGGGCATTCCGCCGTGCACCCGGAGCGTCCGGGCGGCGACCCCGATCCGGTGACCGGACCACAGCCCGGCCCGGACGACGGCACACCGAGTGCCGCACCGGCCGGCGGGTCGCAGGGGAAGCCGGAGGCGGGGCCGGGCGACGACGCGAGCCCCACGACGGCAACGACGTCCGGCGCCGAGCAGAACGGAACACCGGTGGCCGCGCCGCAGGACGGCGTAGCCGCCGAGCACGACGGCGGGAAGCCGGTGGCGGCCTCGACGGGCGCGGCGCCGGCTTCCGCGGAGGTCCCCACGGCCTCCGGCGAGGACACCGGCGAGGACACCGACCACGACACCGGCGAGGACACCGGCGAGCGGGAGGCCGCCGAGCTCACCGGGCCGCCCACCACTGCCTCGGCCGGCGACGCGGACGCCGCCCCGCCGCACGACGGCACCCGGGCCGCCCGCGAGCAGGCGGGCGGCCGGTCCACGGACGCGCCGTCGGCCGGCGCGTCCGGCGATGTCCAGGCCGCCGGCACCTCGTCCGAGGACGAGCGGGTCGCCGCCGTGCGGCGGGTCGAGGCCGCCGGGCGACGGTGGCGGCGGGCGCGCCTCGCCGGGCAGGCGCTGCTGTTGGCCGTCGCGCTGACCGGAGGTGCCATCGCGGTGGGGGCGGCGAAGGACGGCGGAACCGCCACCGCCACGTCCGTGTCCAGCGCCGTGTCGCCGGCGCTGCTCGCCGGCGGCAGCCTCGACGCGAGCATCGCCGCCCTGCAGGCCCACCTCCGGACGCAGCCCAGGGACTACGACGGCTGGGCCACCCTCGGGCTCGCCTACGACGAGCAGGCGCGGACCAAGGGTGACCCGTCCCGGTACCCGCAGGCCGAGAAGGCGCTGGCGCGCTCACTCCAGCTCGCGCCCCACAACGACCAGGCCCTCGCCGGAGAGGCGGCGCTGGCCGCCGCACGGCACGAGTTCGCCGACGCCCTGACCTACGCCGACCAGGCGCTCGCGCAGAACCCCTACAGCGAGAACGCGCTGTCCTCCCGTATCGACGCCCTCGTCGAACTGGGGCGGTACGACGAGGCGTCGAAGGCCGCCGACACCGCCGACGCAAAGAAGCCCGGCGTGCCGGTCTTCACGCGCTACGCCTACGTCCACGAACTGCGCGGCGACGTCACCACGGCCCGCCGCGTCCTCGAACAGGCCCTGGCCACCGCCACGGCCCGCGGCGACATCGCCTACGTCACCGCCCAGCTCGGCCTCCTCGCCTGGAACCAGGGCGACTACAGGACGGCCCTGCACTACTACGCCCGTGCGCTGGCCGCCGACGACAGCTACCTCCCCGCCCTGGAGGGCCGCGCCCGTGCCCAGGAGGCGACCGGCGACCTCGCCGACGCGATCAAGGGCATGGAGCTCGTCGTCTCCCGCTACCCGCTGCCCGCCCCGCTGGTCGAGCTCGGCGAGATGTACGAGGCGCGCGGCGCCGCCGGCGACAAGGAGAAGGCCCGCAACCAGTACGCGCTGGTCGAACCCTGGATCGCCCTCGCCCACGCCAACGGCGTCAACGCCGACCTCGACACCGCCCTCGCGGCCGCCGACCACGGCGACAAGGCCCAGGCCCTGCGCGCGGCCCGCGCCGAGTGGGCCCGCCGCCGCACCGTGCACACCGCGGACGCGCTGGCCTGGGCCCTGCACGTCAACGGCCGCGACCAGGAAGCCCTCCCCTACGCCCGGCAGGCCACGGCCACCGGCTACCACAACGCGGCGTTCCTCTACCACCGCGGCATGATCGAGCAGGCCACCGGCCACCCGGACGACGCCCGCACCCACCTCACGGCCGCCCTGAAACTGAACCCCGGCTTCTCCCCCCTGGGCGCGGCCACGGCCCGTACGGCACTCAAGGCGCTGGAGGGCACCAAGTGA